Proteins encoded by one window of Lathyrus oleraceus cultivar Zhongwan6 chromosome 1, CAAS_Psat_ZW6_1.0, whole genome shotgun sequence:
- the LOC127078988 gene encoding nucleoside hydrolase 3 — MFLITLYIDQTMFSMRFWLAFVLVILSGILAACLNIVEGKPHRILLDTDVDTDDMYSLLYLLKLNTSEFHLEGVTLNANAWTNAGHSVNQVYDILYMMGRDDIAVGVGGEGGILPNGTILPDVGGYLPIIEQGMTTAGNCRYRQAIPVGFGGRLDVDTNLGIRKAFLPQGKRRYRPLRQPTAQQVLIDKISAGPITLIVIGAHTNIAIFLENNPHLKKNVEHIYIMGGGVRSKNPTGCCPKDASVSCLPSQCGDIGNLFTNYKANPYAEFNIFGDPFAAYQVIHSGIPITLVPLDATNTIPTNEQFFDEFEKSQDTYEAQYSFKSLKMTRDTWFDSNFYTSYFMWDSFTVGVAASIMRNSNRNKGENEFAKMKYMNITVITSNKPYGISDGSNPLFDGLEVPKFNLKKGSVHSGHIQQELTDPFCFVKIGTGRCQDGYTKEVDGQDSVKVLVATKAKPNKDKKSLLDREFFISFLNILKQPEQAGRFNFTSQFPYYEEITYKPDLQNKVLGKPVVFDMDMSAGDFLALFYLLKVPVEIINLKAIIVSPTGWANAATIDVIYDLLHMMGRDDIKVGIGEFFAMNQSNPNFPPVGGCDYVKAIPYGNGGLIDSDTLFGLARDLPRSPRRYTAENSVKFGAPRDTDHPELRQPLAMEIWESILQTLEPGPKITVLSNGPLTNLAKVVSDKNISSRIQEVYVVGGHISKSGNDKGNLFSVPSNKYAEFNMFLDPLAAKTVFESEVNVTLIPLSIQRKASSFSSTLNLFRMTQKTPEAVFSRRLLSRLLRLKESHHRYQHMDTFLGEILGAVVLANGHSCVLDAKFESKSVKLFAEGLESTDGKIVVDDKNGKLVRILTHVNAKTYHEIYVTRLGDSNQSAKVGSFKEQKKNWSYPHDTKCAHQQKTTKSFTA; from the exons ATGTTTTTGATCACTTTGTATATTGATCAAACAATGTTTTCCATGAGGTTTTGGCTAGCTTTTGTGTTGGTTATTTTATCAGGAATTCTTGCAGCTTGTTTGAATATTGTTGAAGGAAAACCACATAGGATTCTTTTGGATACAGATGTTGATACTGATGATATGTATTCTCTACTATATCTTTTGAAGCTCAATACATCAGAGTTTCATCTAGAG GGAGTGACTCTGAATGCAAATGCTTGGACTAATGCTGGACATTCTGTGAATCAAGTTTATGACATACTTTACATGATGGGAAGAGATGACATAGCAGTTGGAGTCGGAGGGGAAGGTGGAATACTCCCTAATGGTACCATACTTCCAGATGTTGGTGGTTATCTTCCAATCATAGAACAG GGAATGACAACAGCAGGAAATTGCAGATACAGACAGGCCATACCTGTTGGTTTTGGAGGTCGCTTGGACGTCGATACTAACCTCGGCATTCGTAAAGCTTTTCTTCCGCAAGGAAAAAGGAGATATAGGCCGCTGCGACAACCGACTGCTCAGCAAGTGCTGATTGACAAAATATCTGCAGGTCCTATAACTCTGATTGTGATTGGAGCACATACAAATATAGCCATTTTTCTCGAAAATAATCCGCACCTAAAGAAGAATGTGGAACATATTTACATCATGGGTGGTGGTGTAAGATCGAAAAATCCCACTGGTTGTTGCCCGAAAGATGCTTCCGTTTCTTGCTTACCAAGCCAGTGTGGTGACATTGGCAATTTGTTCACAAATTATAAAGCTAACCCTTATGCGGAGTTCAACATATTCGGAGACCCTTTTGCAGCATATCAG GTGATTCATTCTGGTATTCCTATAACTCTTGTTCCTCTTGATGCAACAAACACAATCCCCACCAATGAACAATTCTTCGACGAATTTGAAAAGAGTCAAGACACGTACGAAGCACAATACAGTTTCAAGTCCTTGAAAATGACACGCGATACTTGGTTTGACAGTAATTTTTATACGAGTTATTTTATGTGGGACTCTTTCACAGTTGGTGTAGCAGCTTCAATCATGAGGAACTCTAATAGAAACAAAGGAGAAAATGAATTTGCTAAAATGAAGTATATGAATATAACTGTAATTACTTCAAACAAACCTTATGGTATATCAGATGGATCCAATCCATTATTTGATGGCCTCGAAGTTCCTAAATTCAATCTCAAGAAAGGTTCTGTCCATAGCGGTCACATTCAACAAGAACTAACAGATCCATTTTGCTTTGTTAAGATTGGCACAGGGAGATGTCAG GATGGTTACACAAAGGAGGTGGATGGTCAAGACTCAGTTAAAGTACTTGTTGCCACAAAAGCAAAGCCTAACAAAGATAAAAAGAGCTTACTTGACAGAGAATTCTTCATAAGCTTCTTAAAT ATTCTAAAGCAGCCAGAACAGGCAGGGAGGTTCAATTTCACTTCACAGTTTCCTTACTACGAAGAAATAACTTATAAGCCAGATCTCCAAAACAAAGTACTAGGGAAACCTGTTGTGTTCGACATGGACATGAGTGCAGGAGATTTTCTTGCACTATTTTACCTTCTTAAAGTTCCTGTTGAAATCATCAACCTTAAG GCAATCATTGTAAGCCCAACGGGGTGGGCAAATGCAGCAACAATAGATGTAATCTATGACTTACTGCACATGATGGGTCGCGACGATATCAAAGTTGGTATCGGTGAATTTTTTGCAATGAACCAATCAAACCCGAATTTTCCACCTGTTGGAGGTTGCGACTATGTTAAAGCCATACCTTATGGAAATGGCGGGCTTATTGATTCTGACACTCTATTTGGACTGGCTCGCGATTTGCCACGTAGCCCTAGAAG GTACACAGCAGAAAACTCCGTGAAGTTTGGAGCGCCTAGAGATACGGATCATCCTGAACTCAGACAACCACTAGCTATGGAAATTTGGGAGTCAATATTGCAAACATTAGAACCAGGGCCCAAGATTACAGTGTTAAGTAATGGACCTTTGACTAATTTGGCAAAAGTTGTATCAGATAAAAACATAAGCTCCAGAATTCAG GAAGTTTATGTTGTGGGAGGACATATCAGCAAGAGTGGCAATGACAAAGGGAACCTCTTTTCTGTTCCTTCCAACAAGTATGCAGAATTCAATATGTTCCTCGACCCTTTAGCAGCGAAGACAGTGTTCGAATCAGAAGTTAACGTAACACTCATTCCACTCAGCATCCAGCGCAAAGCAAGTTCTTTTTCGAGTACTTTAAATTTGTTTAGAATGACACAAAAAACACCCGAGGCAGTGTTCTCCAGGCGTCTGCTTTCAAGGCTACTCCGTTTAAAGGAATCCCATCACAGATATCAACATATG GATACATTCTTGGGGGAAATTCTCGGTGCTGTTGTTCTAGCAAACGGTCATTCATGTGTTCTAGACGCAAAATTTGAGTCGAAATCAGTGAAACTATTTGCAGAAGGGCTTGAATCTACCGACGGAAAAATAGTGGTGGATGATAAAAATGGAAAATTAGTGAGAATTTTAACTCATGTTAATGCCAAAACTTATCATGAAATATATGTAACGAGGCTAGGTGATTCAAACCAATCAGCTAAAGTAGGAAGCTTC